ATCCGTGCATCTTATTTACTCAATAAATAGAGATGAACAAATGCATCAAgaattaattaccagttaattaatggATCGAGACGTACATCTACCAAGTAACAATCACATTAATTATAATCATTACATAGTATTTATCTTGGCCACAAAGTAGATCTATGCTAATACACAAatctatcaacttaaattttaaaataaatgatgattaaaaaaagacccattttccttttcattttgaaACTATTGAAGGTTTAGGTATATATCCAATAGTACATATATTGTGTTATTACTtgtcaaaaagaagaagaagttaccCTCTATGAAAGCCGATACAACATCAATGTCACATTTATAATTGAATGATCGTATGAAGAATGCCATAATTGGATGGTAGGGATTGTCAGTAGGTCAAGTTGCATTATCTTTTATCGGTGAGAATGTTGTTGCATTAAGGTTTAAGGTTTCAACTTGTTGTTAAATTAATGAGGTAGAATTGTAAGCTTCAAATGATCTAGGTAGACCACCTTTCAACATTTGCGACATCTTTTGTTTGGGCTTTATATGGCTAGGCATTGATTTGGAGATTTTGCACATTTCTACTTTCAACCTTGGGATTGCGTTATTTTGACGCTTTACATTCTTGAAATCTTGTTATATCTCTTCAGTGTATATATAGATGGCACAACAAACATATTTTTAATGGTTCAGACTTCAGAGCGAAGAATTTTGGTCTCAGGGTCTTGCTTCCATGGTACGTACCCATCAGTTGCTGTTTATGGCTGGTTGAACCATGGGCACCATGGGCTCGTGATTTCATACCCCAATAAGCCATTCCACTTTTGCTTCAGCCTCAAGGTCCTTGAAATGGTCCATATTGGCGAACAACTTACAGGCTAGCTAGGTCTTCATCCCACTTGCTAGCTCTTTTTCACTGGAAAAACCATATGCCCTTGATTATTGTAAGGGTAAGGTGGTACTTGTCACGTCAATACGTCAATCATTAAAATATGGACCGACACATAACAATTTACATAACATTTATCAAACATACATATAAATTGATTATTGTTagttcctatatatatataaaatccaaATCGGAGTCAACcaaataattatttgataaataagaagaaggagaaaataaaaagaaaaaaaaagaaaaagagaaacaaaggaGGTAAAAAACAAGAGAAGAGGGTGGAGGTAACTGTCAGACCACCGCATACAATGTGACCCTGTCCCTAGAGATGAGGAAAATGTAGGTGTGAGGTGCACTGTCCTTGTAAGACCACCTGCTCATGCACAGGACTTGTATGTTTGCATTTGGGAACCCATCTTCATCTCCCCCAATGGGTTCCACCCATTCAATCTTCTAACAAAGGATTATGATctaaatatacattttttctttggattaatcaattattattattatttattaatttattatttacaaGCATATGGGAAACTGCAATCTGGCAAAGGATCCCTTGTTGTCAAGGGTACTTGAATTTTAAGAGAAGGAACTCACCTACAACCTTCTCTTTGTTAAGTTATCCAAATTTGTATGGCCTTAAATTCATGACAGGTTGTGTTTGTTGATACTTGTGCTTAAAGAGATTTTAGGCCTCAAGAAAGATGCTAGTAAAAGTATCTTTGTGAAATAAAAGACAAGCATCCTAGGGGCATTTTCGTCTACATAGCCAAATGTTATTTTCACTAATTGGATGCTAAAATAAGAGTAATATGAATTATATCTGGCTTaataattttgacaaaaaaaaaaaatggtgagctATTATAGTGCTCACTATTTACTTAccaaatgttatttatttaaaataaaataaaataaaaactctaacgttctcttttctctcaataaagaatattaaaagaataaataaattattgatttttttttttttaaaaaaagtgaaagtgaatgtCTAAAATAGAGAGCTAAATGTAagttatttgaaaatgtgagtaattaaaataataattttttttttaactgaaataaCGAGCAAATTTGTTAAGCCAAATCTTATGATTTAGATAATGTCTGAAGCCGCTTTAGAAGCATGTGCTATGTGCTTAATCTAATGGCTTATTAGCTCCTTCATAAAGATTAGATACCGAGAAAGTTTGAGTAATTTTAGGCAGCTTACTTATGTTTTACTTGTGTTCCATTAAGAATTGTGTGAATTACTCAAAAAGCTTGCCTTAGAGAGAGATTTTTCACGGAGGAAGCTCATTGAAGCAAAGAAATCCACATATAACACAGGAAAATCTTAATactatataaaatatttttttttgtattatcaCACGAAAGTTTGGGTAAAAACAATCATTTTATATCGCTGAAATAACACGCCAATATGAAGGATCACATAGATGtcaataaaattaatgtgatattacaccttgtttataaaaataatatatttatcatcCCAGCAATTCCAAGTAAATAAAATTAGAAggataaacttttattttatattagataGAAGAAGGAATTTAACTCTTTTAAATTAGCCAGCTGATTTTGGTGGGTAGATGGGCCTAGTAGACGCTTTCTCTACCAGCACCGCTGTAAAAGAAGAACAAGTGTGTTATTTTGTCCGGTCAAAGTTCAGAGCTCCCGAAGACTAAACTTGTACTGTGTGAGCGCACCATAGCCTCTCCGTAATAAATTCACAGGTTGTGAGTTTCAATGCAACGGTTGTTTGCACGCCATTCGATGATCAAACCTTAGCTGCTCCATGATTGGTCCCCTTACGTCACCCAAACCCCCTCTCTCATTGGTGAACCTCGTTTAATCAAGCCTTGATATGGCTGATTAACGTACTTAATTAACACCAAAGTCAGTGCGCTCGACGGCTTCGAAACGCGCAAAAGTAAGATGATAGACTCATAGGGTAGTCTCGAAGTAGCCTATCATTTCTCTTACCGCTTTTCTAATCGATCTTTAAGACTcacaattaaatattaattttgactTTAATGTTGTGGACAGGGACCAATTAGTGTACGTGGCAGCTGGTACATGTAAAGTGTAATCCACACGTGTTGCCACGTACTACGTCCTTTACACGTGTCAGAAAATCAGTCTTGTTTATTTCGTGTTAATTATGATTAGGGTGACCAACCTCCCGCCTTTTATGCGACTAAGCTTCAAATGTGGGCGGGACTGGGCTGTAATTATTACGACTTCGAGAGGCAGTTTGGTCCGGGGGAAAAGTACGACCCAGTTTTACGGAACGCTGCCAACAGTGCGTGGTAGTCTAAGCGATGTCGTTTTAGTGAGAAAACAGGGGGTTTTCGGACAAACCCGTCGAACGTCGGGAAACTATCGTAACCCGACAAAGATCTTATACTAGTGAAAAGACAGTTCTGCCATAACCTAACATAGCATGCCCTCTACACTCTGATGTTGAACATACACTGCGGTAGTGAAGGGACCAGAAGGGTAATCAAGTCTAAAAGGAGTGTGGGTGTATTTGGGTGGCCTAGCGGTCCACACACCTTACACAAAAttgacaaattatatatataaagatgggTTACAATCAATGTCTCAGAGTggcaggtctctctctctctcactgctATGGTTtaccacataaaaaaaaagaacaggaCTCCGGGTCAACTCGGCCGTAAGTGAGTCATAATTGTCTGGAAAAACCCTCAAGAAAGGCTAATAACTCGGACCATTATTGCGAAGCAGGCCAGTCAAAACCTCAAAGGATGAAAAATTGAGCGTAGAAAAGTAGAAACCATAGGGGATTGATTCACTAGCTAGGGATATTTATTACACGCGAAACATCTAACCCCAAGTGGGGTAAGGAACTTAACCATGGATTAGAACCAGGGTTAAAAAAACAAGTGGTTAAGAAGGACAACCACAAAACCAAGATTTTTATTATCGACTGTCATCActgctcatcatcatcatcatcttcttcttcttcttcttcttcttctacctctgcttcctttcttttcttttttttttgttgtcacccaaaattaaatttatctttgcTCTCTCGAACTCCACACatatttcttccattttctacAACATCCCACCACTTCGATGGACACTGATATTTCTAATCTTTGCAGAAACCTAACCCTAACAAATCCTTAAAAGCTAgagctcttttcttttttattttttataattcatTTGGGGACCCTAGATGTTAGAGCGATGGATATAACCcccaccatcaccaccaccaccacaactGGAGCTACAAAATCCCCAGAAGCTGACAGCGAGACACCAACCCGGATCCAACCGTCCAAGCCCTCATCTTTCTCCAACGGCGTACTGAAACGGCACAATCCGCACCACCAGCAGTACCAGCACCACCACCTCGCCAACCCGCAACTAGTTGTCACCTACAAAGAATGCCTCAAGAACCATGCAGCATCCTTAGGAGGACATGCTCTGGACGGCTGCGGCGAGTTCATGCCCTCCCCTTCAGCAACCTCCGCTGACCCAACATCCCTCAAATGCGCCGCCTGTGGCTGCCACCGTAACTTCCACCGCCGCGAGCCGGAGGACCCAATctcaaccaccaccaccactcaTGTCATTGAGTACCAGCCCCACCATCGCCACCACCCTCCGCCACCGCCGCCACCTGCGTCAAATCGGAGCCCCAATTCAGCTTCCCCACCGCCGATCTCCTCGTCCTACTACCCCTCCGCGCCCCACATGCTTTTGGCTCTCTCTGGGGGCCTGTCAGCTCCGCCGGAGAGCGGAGCTGATCCTACTAACGCTATGGTCACGCTGAGCCCGAATGCTAGAAAGCGGCACAGGACCAAGTTCAGCCAGGAGCAGAAGGAGAAGATGTTCCAGTTTGCGGAGAGAGTGGGGTGGAAGATGCAAAAGAGAGACGAGGAATTGGTGCAGAAGTTCTGCAATGAAATTGCGGTGGAAAAGGGTGTGCTGAAGGTGTGGATGCACAACAATAAGAACACCTTTGTGAAGAGGGATGCTAATGGTGGTCAGAACAGCAACATTCTTGAGCATACCCACAACAACGGCAACGGCAACGGCAACGCCACCAccgccgccaccaccaccaccaacaacaacaacaacgaaAACATCAACCTGGGCGAGAACCCGAATCACTACCAGAGTGACAGCGGGGCTCATGGTGCCACTAATGGGTCATCTTCGTCTTCTTGATCTTTGATGAAATAATAAGGTGTTAGTTTATAGAGTAAGACTCTCTgggttattaattaattgtagtCGTTTCTGCTCagtttaattgttttttttttcgtagtttatattaatgagatgaTGATCACTTTGTTGAGGATATCATGGAAGAGCTAGATTGATCCAAAAAGGGAatttaatttggtttatttaatCTCTCTTTTCGCTGGTCTAAGTACTTTAACTCtgatatttattaatttttctaaagTTCATTTGGCATGATTTCCTTCTTTTGGGATTGTGGTTTTGAGGGGGTTTGTGGGGATCATGAACTTTAATTGTTAACTTCAGCTTTATTCTTCTCTTCCATGTTAGAATAAACAACttattccttctttttctttttttatttttctcttcccGGACCTCAAGAACAGTAATATCTGAATCTAATGTCtcatcagagagagagagagaggtgttcATCTTCTGTCTGAGAGAAAGAAGCAGAAAGTGTTGCTGCAGAAATTGGGGCggttataaaaatattattctaGTTTATCCCTTTCGCTTTTTGTAATACTTCACTGTTTGATTTATAAACAAGAATAGAAATATTGATATCTGATGTCTTACAATTTCATATCAAATGGGGGAGGATATATATCATATCGGGTATATGGAATTTTAGTGGTTGTGGTAATTAGGCAATGTTGTTTCGTTTCAAGAGACTTTTTTAAgactttattttattccttctAGGCGCAGTAAGCATTGTTCTACAGCCATGTGCAttagcttttgctttgtttggatAATTAATGAGATCTTGTGGGGCTTAATAGGTTATATTTAGGTAAAAACAATAGGCTAATCTCTTGCAATTTGTATGATACAGATAAGGATAAGGATAGATTGAGCTCCCAAGTCCCATgcatttctaattttttattgtcaCTTTCCTTTTAAGGGAAGCAGATCACTTCCTTTGTAgctaatataatttattaatgatGATGACGGAAGTAGTACTAAATCTTGATTGTCTTGTCTACCACTTCTTCTggggttgttttgttttgggtcaTTGATGAAGTCAGTAATCTTGTTTTTGTGGGTGCGTGTCTTGTGTTTGAGCTCCTATACTTCAACTTCCAAGACCCCCAAACCCTCTGATGAGGTGTGAGAGGCCGAAATTATTGAACTGTTTTACAAAACAGAGCAATACTCTTTCCACAGCTTGCGtggcttttttttgtttttttttcgtgttttaattgactgtttttttttatatgaactACCTAAAAATACACTACCCCACAGTCCTAATTGCATGTGGCCAACGGGGGTGCCCTACAGTCCTGTACTTTTATGCGACGAATAATTCACTACCCTCTTAAGGGAGGGCCGTGGTTACCTTGGATGCACCAATATCCCTTCTCCTACCCTTTGATCAGATACTGtttggattaaaatttaattgagcTGAACCAagctgtatttttttttttttaaaaaaaataataataaaattctatgtgcaattattttcttaattttttatttatgtggatttattttctatttttaagttGAGGCACCAAGACTGCTTTTAGTCtgataaattttaatatttgcTCAAGAAAGAATGGGTGATAGTTGACATTGTACTTCTCCTTTTCTTTAATGCCCATATGGGGATGTTTGTACCCAAGAAGTTTCTTTTTCTGTTCTtgattttccctttcttttggATAAATAGtgattaaatttcttttggCATATCGttttcaaatataaaacaaaaaataaatgctatttaatagattgaTATATAACAACTATATAAGTGAGATGAGTAAAAAtcagcttaattttttttttttttttacaagcttctattaaatctaaaaattaacttttattttttattataacattgttttaatatatatatatccacacaATAGAAGAGAGAtaagagattcaaactagtatgATTGGAATATAACAATTTGCTACGTACCACGTTAACAAAGCATAACCTTTGTTGCAAATGATCTTTATTTATTGATCTTCATTCTTAGCCGCTTGGAAGCAActgttgatttgatttgatctcTTTCCTTACTTGCGTAATAGATTCAATGCACCACTATTTGTAATAATGAATAATTGCTTAATGAGAGAGTTAAGTTTGAGGAATGGAGTTTTTATGCTTGGTGCATCTCGTTGAATTTGGCAACCTTGTCCCTATGTCTTAATGCATTATATATGCCATGAATGCGACCCCAAAACCATGTGATTTGATATTTGAACTTAAATCCaagtaatttattatttatggtTCAAGTCACCCCTTGTCAAACTTTTACTATGCTCTTTTTAGTTTTGAGGAACGATGACTAATTTTATAATATGGATGATAATCTGTGTTCGCATGTCGGGTTTAAGTCATGTTAAcgcatgaatataaaattatacgGGTAATATCTAAtccgatttatttaattaaatgggtcacaCCCCTCAATCCTAATccactaattttatattgggtttaTGTCAGATTCGTGTATGGTTTAGATCGTATCAAGACATAGGTATAAGACCATAAAGATTAACTCTAAtccaatctatttaattaaactgctcataaatcatattaaaaattaccaGTCGTATTCTATGGTTTAGATATGCTGTTGATAGTCACAGCTTTAGATATGCTGTCACTTAggtttaatttcatttttaaagaGAAGATCTAAGTTTAACCTTTGATGAGAGTGAGATTTGTGggattataatatattttattgcttGTAAAAGAGCAGTTAAAAAGGGAATTATTTGGTGGTGGCGGCTCTTCATTTTCCTGGGTACCAATCTCTCTGTTCCAAAAAGTAGATGGTTAGAGTGTCTCGGTGTTTAATCATTGGATTTAAATCTCAAGCAAGCAATAAGGTTACTCTATAATATTGGACAGCCCTACTcttaatcaaataatacaaatgtTCGTGTTTTCTTTTCGTTAAATTAGCATTACTCACTTCACTTGTTTGGAGGTGACAAGGAAACTTTTTCAATGGTGATTGTTTTACCTtcacaagaaagaaaacaactCAGTGGTAAAGACCCACTTTCTTTGTAACTTCCCTTTTCTCCCcaattgaattaaaaagaaaaaagaaaaaaaaacaaattcgtTTTGAGGTAGTATCACTATCATACACCCATTGTGCAAACCCCTTAGATGcgtgaaaataaaattacaataacaataacaaatcaaaacaaaataaaattaaagataatGGCAAAAAAAATAACACGATTTATTGTAGTTATTTACCCCAACACCTTATAAAGGAATTTCAAGGTAAAACGAGTAAGAGGAAAAGCTGCTAGTAGTGTCGGTGGTAATTGCCCGTGATTGTATTTGTAAGtgcaaaaaaaaacacatcaatttttaatttcaaacgAGTTGCAGAAACTGTGAAAATTAAGAGATAAATAAATGTAATGGAATTTAGTGGGGGGAGTCCATATCATTGTGTAAACCTTGATCACTAATTTGATagcataattataattatacacaGAAATCAAGTCTCTAGGGTATTTGGAGCCAAAAACATCGAAAATTGGGCTTGTTTGAGTTATTCTTCCCAACtcttcattaaaatatatatatatttagaggtggtggccggaccacccctaaGAGTTTGAAGATGTCTGATCCACCCTTGTCTAactttggggtggccgaactactcCCAAAATCGCCGTTGGGATGGCTCGGTCACCCCCATTAGTTTCAAGGGTGATTCAAAACcaccacaaatttttttatttcttttttcttttttgtaatattttttattctttaaaccacctaaatataatttctaaatttttttaatagtcataattttgagttgagataaaaaaaaaatataaaaaaatcgcAGACCCAAACAAGCTCGGTAAACTATCTTTAGATAAAGTGAAAGATTAATGTTTATTTTCCATGGTAAACGGGAATGGTGGGGGCATAATGAGAGGCAAGAAAAGAAACCCATATATACTACTCGTCTTGCACTCAAATTTCCTCATGTGCAGCCCACCAAATTGTGACTGTGACTCTACTTCATAGGTTCGCCAAATTAATGAAAACTTGACCATTTCCATATGGAAAGATGCATATACGTAACTTTCCACAGAAAActacttcatttttttagaCGGTAGCGTGTGAAATACAACATAATA
This window of the Corylus avellana chromosome ca5, CavTom2PMs-1.0 genome carries:
- the LOC132183060 gene encoding zinc-finger homeodomain protein 9-like, whose translation is MDITPTITTTTTTGATKSPEADSETPTRIQPSKPSSFSNGVLKRHNPHHQQYQHHHLANPQLVVTYKECLKNHAASLGGHALDGCGEFMPSPSATSADPTSLKCAACGCHRNFHRREPEDPISTTTTTHVIEYQPHHRHHPPPPPPPASNRSPNSASPPPISSSYYPSAPHMLLALSGGLSAPPESGADPTNAMVTLSPNARKRHRTKFSQEQKEKMFQFAERVGWKMQKRDEELVQKFCNEIAVEKGVLKVWMHNNKNTFVKRDANGGQNSNILEHTHNNGNGNGNATTAATTTTNNNNNENINLGENPNHYQSDSGAHGATNGSSSSS